Proteins from a genomic interval of Solea solea chromosome 10, fSolSol10.1, whole genome shotgun sequence:
- the mnd1 gene encoding meiotic nuclear division protein 1 homolog, translating into MSKKKGLSLEEKRTRMMEIFFESKDVFQLKDIEKIAPKTKGIAPMTVKDVLQSLVDDNMVDCEKVGTSNYYWAFPSKALNTRKHKLGELQRQVSDAKQRKVNLEKVVEKAKVGRQDTEERSSLLKELQALREERTQLQADLEKYRECDPEVVEEMKKSNVVAKEAVSRWTDNVFAIKSWTKKKFAFDDSHINKAFGIPEDFDYMD; encoded by the exons ATG TCAAAGAAGAAAGGACTGAGTTTGGAGGAGAAGAGAACTCGCATGATGGAAATTTTCTTTGAATCA AAAGATGTGTTCCAACTGAAAGACATTGAGAAGATTGCCCCCAAGACAAAGGGCATAG CCCCCATGACTGTGAAGGATGTCCTGCAGAGCCTGGTGGATGACAACATGGTGGACTGTGAAAAAGTGGGCACATCCAACTACTACTGGGCCTTCCCCAGCAAGGCCTTAAACACTCGCAAGCACAAACTGGgggagctgcagagacag GTTTCTGACGCAAAACAGCGAAAAGTGAATTTAGAAAAAGTGGTTGAAAAGGCAAAAGTAGGACGCCAAGACACG GAGGAGAGAAGCTCCCTGTTGAAGGAGCTGCAGGCTCTGAGAGAAGAGCGAACTCAGCTGCAGGCCGATTTGGAGAAGTACAGAGAGTGTGACCCAGAGGTTGTTGAGGAGATGA aaaaGTCCAACGTCGTTGCTAAAGAAGCTGTTTCCAGGTGGACAG ATAATGTTTTTGCCATTAAGTCTTGGACAAAGAAGAAGTTTGCCTTTGATGACAGCCATATTAATAAAGCCTTTGGGATCCCCGAAGACTTTGACTACATGGACTAA
- the trim2a gene encoding tripartite motif-containing protein 2 isoform X1 translates to MASEGSTLPSPVVRQIDKQFLICSICLDRYENPKVLPCLHTFCERCLQNYIPAHSLTLSCPVCRQTSILPEKGVAALQNNFFITNLMDVLQREPGNCSQEAAALNNITAVATGQLLSCPNHGGNVMEVYCPPCETAMCQECACGEHGEHPTVPLKDVVEQHKASLLKQLDAVKKRLPEIDCALQTLSEILQQLTNQKSSIEDNIHMTFDELQKTLNVRKSVLLMELEVNYGLKQKVLQAQLDTLLQGQESINSSCNFTEQALSHGTEAEVLLVKKQMSERLVELARQELPLQPGENDQLDFLVETDGLKKSVHNMGTIVTTNAVASESVATGEALRHCVVGVPTSITVTTKDKDGELCKMGNAVITAEISSPDGSKGEGEILDNKNGTYEYLFTAPKEGTFNLSLRLYDQHIKGSPFKIKVIKCIDVSQTSDGMKKRLKSPGSGHIKQKAIKRPASMYSTGRRKENPIEDDLIFRVGTKGRNKGEFTNLQGVAASSLGKVLIADSNNQCVQVFSNEGQFKSRFGIRGRTPGQLQRPTGVAVHPNGDIIVADYDNKWVSIFSSEGKFRSKIGSGKLMGPKGVSVDRNGHIIVVDNKACCVFLFQPNGKLVTKFGNRGNGDKQFAGTLNGPHFAAVNNNNEIIVTDFHNHSVKVFNTEGEFLLKFGSNGEGNGQFNAPTGVAVDVNGNIIVADWGNSRIQVFDGSGSFLSYINTSADPLYGPQGLALTSDGHVVVADSGNHCFKIYRYLQ, encoded by the exons ATGGCCAGTGAAGGCTCCACTCTTCCTAGCCCCGTGGTCCGCCAGATTGATAAGCAGTTCTTGATCTGTAGCATATGTCTGGACCGCTACGAGAACCCTAAAGTACTGCCCTGCCTGCACACCTTCTGTGAGAG GTGCCTGCAGAATTACATCCCAGCCCACAGCCTCACACTCTCGTGCCCCGTGTGCCGCCAGACCTCGATCCTGCCGGAGAAGGGTGTGGCGGCATTGCAGAATAACTTCTTCATTACCAACCTGATGGATGTGCTGCAGCGCGAGCCGGGCAACTGCAGCCAGGAGGCCGCCGCTCTCAACAACATCACTGCTGTGGCTACAGGACAACTGCTGTCCTGCCCCAACCATGGAGGCAAT gtcatggaggtctactgtCCTCCCTGTGAGACAGCCATGTGTCAGGAGTGTGCAtgtggagaacatggagaacatcCCACTGTTCCTCTTAAAGACGTCGTGGAACAACACAAGGCGTCATTACTAAAGCAGCTGGACGCCGTGAAGAAGAG GTTGCCAGAGATCGACTGCGCCCTGCAGACGCTGTCAGAGATCCTGCAGCAGCTGACCAATCAGAAGAGCTCAATCGAAGATAACATCCATATGACGTTTGATGAGCTGCAGAAGACACTCAACGTCCGAAAGAGTGTCTTGCTCATGGAGCTGGAGGTCAACTACGGCCTGAAGCAAAAG GTGCTGCAAGCCCAGCTGGACACTCTGCTGCAGGGTCAAGAGAGCATCAACAGCTCCTGCAACTTCACAGAGCAGGCTCTGAGCCACGGCACCGAGGCCGAGGTGCTGCTGGTGAAGAAGCAGATGAGCGAGCGCCTCGTGGAGTTGGCCAGACAGGAACTTCCTCTGCAGCCCGGAGAGAACGACCAGCTGGACTTCCTGGTAGAGACTGACGGACTGAAGAAGTCCGTCCATAATATGGGAACTATTGTAACCACCAATGCTGTGGCATCTGAATCCGTGGCCACCGGTGAGGCGTTACGGCACTGTGTGGTGGGCGTTCCCACCTCCATCACCGTAACCACTAAGGACAAAGACGGAGAACTGTGCAAGATGGGTAACGCGGTCATCACTGCTGAGATCTCCTCACCTGATGGCAGCAAAGGCGAGGGAGAGATACTGGACAACAAGAACGGCACTTATGAATATTTGTTCACAGCCCCGAAAGAGGGGACCTTTAACTTATCCCTGCGTTTATATGACCAACATATCAAAGGAAGCCCCTTCAAGATAAAGGTCATCAAGTGTATAGATGTATCACAGACTTCCGATGGCATGAAGAAAAGACTGAAGTCTCCAGGTAGTGGGCACATAAAGCAGAAGGCCATCAAGAGGCCGGCCAGTATGTACAGCacagggaggaggaaagagaaccCCATCGAGGACGACCTCATCTTCAGAGTCG GCACTAAAGGCAGAAACAAAGGGGAGTTTACTAATCTGCAGGGAGTCGCCGCCTCGTCTCTGGGGAAGGTGCTGATCGCTGACAGCAACAACCAGTGTGTCCAG GTTTTCTCTAACGAAGGCCAGTTCAAAAGTCGTTTCGGTATCCGGGGAAGGACGCCGGGTCAGCTGCAGCGGCCGACAGGCGTGGCCGTCCACCCAAACGGTGACATCATCGTTGCTGACTACGACAACAAATGGGTCAGCATCTTTTCAAGTGAAGGGAAGTTTAGG AGCAAAATTGGCTCGGGGAAGCTGATGGGCCCTAAAGGTGTGTCCGTAGACAGGAACGGCCACATCATCGTGGTCGACAACAAGGCCTGCTGCGTCTTCCTCTTTCAGCCCAACGGCAAGCTGGTCACCAAGTTCGGTAACCGTGGCAATGGTGACAAGCAGTTTGCAGGTACACTCAATG gTCCTCACTTTGCtgctgtcaacaacaacaatgaaatcattgtgACGGATTTCCACAACCACTCAGTCAAG GTTTTTAACACGGAAGGAGAATTCTTGCTGAAGTTTGGTTCCAACGGCGAAGGCAATGGCCAGTTCAACGCCCCCACAGGAGTGGCAGTGGATGTTAATGGGAACATCATAGTGGCAGACTGGGGAAACAGCAGGATACAG GTGTTTGATGGCAGCGGCTCGTTCCTCTCCTACATCAACACATCAGCAGATCCCCTGTACGGCCCACAGGGATTGGCTCTCACTTCTGACGGACATGTCGTGGTCGCCGACTCCGGCAACCACTGTTTCAAAATCTACCGGTACCTGCAGTAG
- the trim2a gene encoding tripartite motif-containing protein 2 isoform X2 has protein sequence MASEGSTLPSPVVRQIDKQFLICSICLDRYENPKVLPCLHTFCERCLQNYIPAHSLTLSCPVCRQTSILPEKGVAALQNNFFITNLMDVLQREPGNCSQEAAALNNITAVATGQLLSCPNHGGNVMEVYCPPCETAMCQECACGEHGEHPTVPLKDVVEQHKASLLKQLDAVKKRLPEIDCALQTLSEILQQLTNQKSSIEDNIHMTFDELQKTLNVRKSVLLMELEVNYGLKQKVLQAQLDTLLQGQESINSSCNFTEQALSHGTEAEVLLVKKQMSERLVELARQELPLQPGENDQLDFLVETDGLKKSVHNMGTIVTTNAVASESVATGEALRHCVVGVPTSITVTTKDKDGELCKMGNAVITAEISSPDGSKGEGEILDNKNGTYEYLFTAPKEGTFNLSLRLYDQHIKGSPFKIKVIKCIDVSQTSDGMKKRLKSPGSGHIKQKAIKRPASMYSTGRRKENPIEDDLIFRVGTKGRNKGEFTNLQGVAASSLGKVLIADSNNQCVQVFSNEGQFKSRFGIRGRTPGQLQRPTGVAVHPNGDIIVADYDNKWVSIFSSEGKFRSKIGSGKLMGPKGVSVDRNGHIIVVDNKACCVFLFQPNGKLVTKFGNRGNGDKQFAGPHFAAVNNNNEIIVTDFHNHSVKVFNTEGEFLLKFGSNGEGNGQFNAPTGVAVDVNGNIIVADWGNSRIQVFDGSGSFLSYINTSADPLYGPQGLALTSDGHVVVADSGNHCFKIYRYLQ, from the exons ATGGCCAGTGAAGGCTCCACTCTTCCTAGCCCCGTGGTCCGCCAGATTGATAAGCAGTTCTTGATCTGTAGCATATGTCTGGACCGCTACGAGAACCCTAAAGTACTGCCCTGCCTGCACACCTTCTGTGAGAG GTGCCTGCAGAATTACATCCCAGCCCACAGCCTCACACTCTCGTGCCCCGTGTGCCGCCAGACCTCGATCCTGCCGGAGAAGGGTGTGGCGGCATTGCAGAATAACTTCTTCATTACCAACCTGATGGATGTGCTGCAGCGCGAGCCGGGCAACTGCAGCCAGGAGGCCGCCGCTCTCAACAACATCACTGCTGTGGCTACAGGACAACTGCTGTCCTGCCCCAACCATGGAGGCAAT gtcatggaggtctactgtCCTCCCTGTGAGACAGCCATGTGTCAGGAGTGTGCAtgtggagaacatggagaacatcCCACTGTTCCTCTTAAAGACGTCGTGGAACAACACAAGGCGTCATTACTAAAGCAGCTGGACGCCGTGAAGAAGAG GTTGCCAGAGATCGACTGCGCCCTGCAGACGCTGTCAGAGATCCTGCAGCAGCTGACCAATCAGAAGAGCTCAATCGAAGATAACATCCATATGACGTTTGATGAGCTGCAGAAGACACTCAACGTCCGAAAGAGTGTCTTGCTCATGGAGCTGGAGGTCAACTACGGCCTGAAGCAAAAG GTGCTGCAAGCCCAGCTGGACACTCTGCTGCAGGGTCAAGAGAGCATCAACAGCTCCTGCAACTTCACAGAGCAGGCTCTGAGCCACGGCACCGAGGCCGAGGTGCTGCTGGTGAAGAAGCAGATGAGCGAGCGCCTCGTGGAGTTGGCCAGACAGGAACTTCCTCTGCAGCCCGGAGAGAACGACCAGCTGGACTTCCTGGTAGAGACTGACGGACTGAAGAAGTCCGTCCATAATATGGGAACTATTGTAACCACCAATGCTGTGGCATCTGAATCCGTGGCCACCGGTGAGGCGTTACGGCACTGTGTGGTGGGCGTTCCCACCTCCATCACCGTAACCACTAAGGACAAAGACGGAGAACTGTGCAAGATGGGTAACGCGGTCATCACTGCTGAGATCTCCTCACCTGATGGCAGCAAAGGCGAGGGAGAGATACTGGACAACAAGAACGGCACTTATGAATATTTGTTCACAGCCCCGAAAGAGGGGACCTTTAACTTATCCCTGCGTTTATATGACCAACATATCAAAGGAAGCCCCTTCAAGATAAAGGTCATCAAGTGTATAGATGTATCACAGACTTCCGATGGCATGAAGAAAAGACTGAAGTCTCCAGGTAGTGGGCACATAAAGCAGAAGGCCATCAAGAGGCCGGCCAGTATGTACAGCacagggaggaggaaagagaaccCCATCGAGGACGACCTCATCTTCAGAGTCG GCACTAAAGGCAGAAACAAAGGGGAGTTTACTAATCTGCAGGGAGTCGCCGCCTCGTCTCTGGGGAAGGTGCTGATCGCTGACAGCAACAACCAGTGTGTCCAG GTTTTCTCTAACGAAGGCCAGTTCAAAAGTCGTTTCGGTATCCGGGGAAGGACGCCGGGTCAGCTGCAGCGGCCGACAGGCGTGGCCGTCCACCCAAACGGTGACATCATCGTTGCTGACTACGACAACAAATGGGTCAGCATCTTTTCAAGTGAAGGGAAGTTTAGG AGCAAAATTGGCTCGGGGAAGCTGATGGGCCCTAAAGGTGTGTCCGTAGACAGGAACGGCCACATCATCGTGGTCGACAACAAGGCCTGCTGCGTCTTCCTCTTTCAGCCCAACGGCAAGCTGGTCACCAAGTTCGGTAACCGTGGCAATGGTGACAAGCAGTTTGCAG gTCCTCACTTTGCtgctgtcaacaacaacaatgaaatcattgtgACGGATTTCCACAACCACTCAGTCAAG GTTTTTAACACGGAAGGAGAATTCTTGCTGAAGTTTGGTTCCAACGGCGAAGGCAATGGCCAGTTCAACGCCCCCACAGGAGTGGCAGTGGATGTTAATGGGAACATCATAGTGGCAGACTGGGGAAACAGCAGGATACAG GTGTTTGATGGCAGCGGCTCGTTCCTCTCCTACATCAACACATCAGCAGATCCCCTGTACGGCCCACAGGGATTGGCTCTCACTTCTGACGGACATGTCGTGGTCGCCGACTCCGGCAACCACTGTTTCAAAATCTACCGGTACCTGCAGTAG